Sequence from the Amaranthus tricolor cultivar Red isolate AtriRed21 chromosome 16, ASM2621246v1, whole genome shotgun sequence genome:
tATGTTTTGATAGTATTTCTGGAGGAAAGGAAATGGgagtaaaagaaaagaaaggaaaagtaagaaaaagaaagaagaaaaatggAGACGTATTTTTCTTTTACATCTTTCTGTTATTAGAAacatttagtttatattaaGCGTAAATAactcttttgtttttgttttctttcaattattttgttttctttctcTTTCCGTTTGCTATTCACTTAAAGGAAATTATatctttttattacttttttcttTCGTTTTCTTTCATCCAAATATAATATGAGTTTTACataaatatgaaatacttatttgaaaaagttttaatatatattatatgattgTATATTAAATTTACCTCATATGTGATTTAAATTTCACCTAGGAGTAACATGTGAATTGGTCGAGGctgatttaaaaaatatagcCTCCCTAAAAGCAAATGAAAAGGGAATTGTTTTAATGATAAAGCAAAAAAGACGTCTTTGGATAGTTCATTGTGAGCCCTCCTTTCTATCCCTTATTTGTAGGAATATGCTCATCCAACGGGGTCCTTTTCATGCAActtttctaataaaaattaataaatttacctatttttgTTGTATTATTGGTGGCAACTTTTAACTTATGAAAGTAATTACTTTTGTTTGCAACATTTGAGCTAAATAAAGCTTACTTTTCTACAAGGTATATCTATACAACCACACTATCATATTGAGTGTTGTGTATagtattttgaaattttaatttaattatttgtatttcTTAATTATATAAAGTTGTATATGAAGTTTGTTGTTAAAGAGTAATCGCAAAATACATCTTTATTAGTTTTATCATCAATAAGTAAGACCGGATACATCTGGCTCATCTAAATCCTTTTTTGGTGGGATTCACTTTATAACATTAgggtaaatatataaaatattgtttttgttgaatatatattttttaagcaTCGTTGaattttttgtctatttttccACTGAATTAGAAGGTCTTACAATTAATATATGATGATAAAACTAATGAAATATGTAGCAAgaagtttcaaaaaaaaaaaaattgtactaCAATAGTCAACTTACTCTTTAGTGTAAGGTTGTTTACAAGAAGCAAGTTTTATTCATATAAAATTCCACTCGAGTTGAAGAACTTGATCTTATTTTATAAGGTACTTTTTTTTTAGAAGCAAGTTCATTTACAAGATAGCATACGTAAGatataaaaaatagtttaaaataatcaaagaaCAAGCTTGTGAAGAAGTTATCACATCTCGAGTTTGCTAAGGCTATCAATAATGTTATTCGATGGAAACTTCTATTAATATAGAATTGCATAGCatataatagaaaatataataacaGATATTAAAGTTGTTCAACATACatgcaaaataaatttaaatttacctATCACTTTGAATTTACAacattaaattaacatactactactaatttactaattataaatatgaaaattaaaatgatcatAATAAAGAGCACAAAAGGCTACTAATAAAGAATACACTTTTTTTCACTacctttgatttttctttttatccttGTAACAGAGTATCGATATTCTATTTTGATAAAAAGttaatttcttttccttttacCCGTAGAGAATTATCCTTCCCCCGAAatcataaaaacaataaaaacatgACCAACCATAAGCTAAAGCTAGCTTGTAATAGAACTTGCTTCATCATTAATAATCTTGTTGTAGAAGACATATCTTGTGGTTTAGGAGGTGGAGTCTTAAAGTAGAAAGGAAAATAAGGCATAATTGGGTTAGGAGGGGGAGGAGCATTTCCATACCCTCCTCCTGGAGGGTAATAACCATAACTTGGTGGGGTATATCCTAATGAAGGTGGTGGTGGAGAGGAGTAAATGTATTGTGATTGCGGCGGTGGCGGAGAGTAATAATACGTGCCGCCTTCTGACGGTGGTGGTGGGCAGTTGGCGGTGGTGGAAGGCGGTGAAGGCCGAGGAACAATCGGTGTAGGTGTTGGTGTGGGATATGTAGAGCCGGCTATGGGTGGTGGAAGACAGGGGTATGGACATACATAAGGTGAATCTTGCATTGAATTTTGTGGGAATATTGTTAaatttattactaaaattatgatcataaattcGAATGGAGaactttgaaaagaaaattttgataatttgatcattttttttGTGAAGAAATTTTGGCAAAAAAAAGAGGAGATTTAGATTGAATGGTAAGGAAAAAGAGATAATATAGTAGTATGTAGTATGTATTAGATAGAGAATTAGGAGTAGGAAATGGAAGTAGAAATGGATGGGGGATGAAAGCCGCCTACAAGGAGAAGTGGACCAAATTAGTAGGGTACCCCGGAAAAAGATTAGGACATTTTATGGGAgaacaatgaatgattattattgGTAGGTTAGAAATTAAAGTAACATTGtgaatgattaaaaattttGCTAATGTCAAAACTTTCttgtaaataattaattaagggTAGTAGCTATATTTTTTCTACtttcttgttcttttaaaaAGTGAAGTAAATTTATCACAAAAATGAAAAAGCAAGAGATATATACTttactaattaatattttattttgtgaatTTAATATTAGGGTTTTCACGTAATCCAAtgtaatattttgttaatttatatgtttattatgtaaatttataaattataaaaattagatatctaaaaactaattttaaactctaacaagattttacttgactatataattttttataaattagtgaGAAATCTAAAACGAAGTCACCTTATGAATAGCATAAAAAGTACAACTATTCCATTACTCTGATCAGTCACAACTTATATTTATGCTCTGTAAAATATGTTTAAacgaaatcttatttgatttatctcgataaaaatttattaagtatattaactttttatatttttacgtTATGCAAAATTAGAGAcatttatttagaattttatatgtaacattcaaaaatcaaatggaaTAGTAATAAGAATGACAATTAAGTGAGACTAGTACATATTTTAGTACTAAAGTAGTTGTTAAGTATTAGATTGGTGTGTTTACTATAGGAAGAAAATATTTCCGTATAGTGATCAATATATAAAAACTATTTTCTATCATTTTCATTAAGATTAAGTGGGATTTTAAAAATATGATTAGGTTGTcctttgattattattattaattattatcgaACTAACTAGAATCTTCTCGCTGGTAGGTGTTCTATATATTAACCATGCTGTGTCTTTTCCTGTTTAATTTGTGTGATAATATGAGGTGGAAATTTTTCTTATCTTCCTTCGCTCTTAAAACGCTATATTGACCCATCTGATTTGGGTCAACCTATTTGGGTTGGCTTGATGATCCGAATATGTTTATtgaactagaggtgttcatctATGTctttagataagatattttgagTTGGGTTAAAATCTGGTGTTATGTCCACATGTAGTTTTAAATCatcataaatttattattgaagGCGGGTTAAAGTTGGGATCAACTTTACAGATAAATGTCGAGTCAAACATAACTAAATTAGTAATAGTTATGGGGATATAATTCTATGGCGAATGATATTAGATCAGATTGAATCTAACTTAATAAGCAGCGACattataaaagtaaaaataatggcaaaatttataaaaattttaaaatatttaactgAATTTATAAGAATTGAACTCGATAAATACTTATATCTGTGTTTGTTTAATagctacaattttttttaaaaatcgaaTAAATAAGGAAAAGTGTAGCTATATATTCAAGACGGGgataatatgaaataaatagGGAAAAaacaatttctaaaaaaaaatttatcccCACTTGAGGGATTTAATTAAAGGTGGAAGTTAAGAATTGGGGGAAAGATATTGACTAAGTGATAAAATGATAAATGTGCACTTATATTTATTTAACAAGTTGGTAAGTAGCTGATATTCCCTTGATGCATGTTCAAGGATTGATATTCATTCTTACCTAAGCATTTCAAGACaagattttaatttataaaataaataaaaataacaagtcACAACAAAAAAGACAGAAAGAAATGAAAGGGACATACATGGAGGTTAGAGGTATCTCATTATGGCCTTCATGAATGCATGGGATATAAAGCAACTCTATGATTACTATGATGAATaatattattgggttattaataaattatatttatgttattttgaattaatatCATTGCAtgcattattattatagtaCTAATATTCCAAAATTATTCTACTTTATTTTAAGCTTACACATGGAAGTATTCCAACTTAGGAATAGTTTTCTTGTAAAGAAGTTTCTTTttgacaataaatataatatagtcATTTAGatgttttcatatatatatatatatatatatatatatatatatatatatatatatatatatatataataataataataataataataataataataataataataataataataataataatatgatgaTGGATCATTCAATTCATTTtcataaatattttcaaattatttgtagATGTTAATTAACCAATTTAACTATAAGCTTAAGTGATAGTTATAGTCTTGAAAGATATTACATACTCTATCGTACCGTTGAGGCGTTGACAACACAATATAATTAAAGCCCTTCGAATTAAAAGTGTAGAAGTAACACATATCTTTCTCATTTTAGTTTTTAAGGATAAATATTCCACACTGATGGGTGGATAAGATTCAAACTCGTGACCATTTGTTATGTTGGCCGACTTCCACGTTGTCATGTTATGCTGTaatccaaaatatattatataccctTTCATTATCAATTAGTATTTTATAATTGTTAGTAATAAAgtagaattaaattaattcatgatcagttattcttaaaataattataaatcgtTTAAAATAGAACAAAAGAGTTTTAAAAAGAACTATTTTGTAACTTCTTATTAGTGGAAATCATATTCTAATGTTAAGATTATTTGATTGAAAAGCTTGCTAATGAGTGTCTTTCCAATTAATGTTATGATCATTCAATAGACAATTTTTTTGTAGATCTAAAGATCACTCTGTTTTTTAAAGGAGGAGGAAAAGGTGAAGTT
This genomic interval carries:
- the LOC130802694 gene encoding extensin-3-like; amino-acid sequence: MIKLSKFSFQSSPFEFMIIILVINLTIFPQNSMQDSPYVCPYPCLPPPIAGSTYPTPTPTPIVPRPSPPSTTANCPPPPSEGGTYYYSPPPPQSQYIYSSPPPPSLGYTPPSYGYYPPGGGYGNAPPPPNPIMPYFPFYFKTPPPKPQDMSSTTRLLMMKQVLLQASFSLWLVMFLLFL